Proteins encoded by one window of Salmo trutta chromosome 17, fSalTru1.1, whole genome shotgun sequence:
- the LOC115151545 gene encoding leucine-rich repeat-containing protein 15-like — MTRAHTFICLLPLLIGCSSQSCEKETDCPKENQYVYGKEVSQIPVSLKAGVTEVFFVESNITVIPKGAFATNPSLEKIEFLTTPTVSIENGAFEGLVSLKHIEISSTQLTSLSVDVFQDLHNLEELLLKLNKIRSLEKGLFDGLKKLRDLQLHINKIDTIEEGTFDDLENLRILHLAKNNLSSVSSTLFSKLHKLEVLRLYENQLTAIPDDMLEHLSNLKEISLHSNKITSISANLFPHKDKLNKILLDNNILTELPSEIFVGLPLLKTLTLNGNKLASLPPVLFGEMPKLTELSLSRNSLTSLPQGVFSPLKKLKKLDLSNNQLFAVSEESFEGLEKLTELNLQYNQIKSLKANTFEKLTSLTTLRLAHNSLGTLPEDIFDPLPKLSKVYLNNNTWHCDCRMVPLFNWMKANPGKIKSMSPEICNQPEDLKGQEIMSLKEDQLICPVSPLTTIPSLTTTTTMTTATTTAQTTTPLVTTMTTTTVTTTEPTTTQPPTTTLPTPTTLPTTMATTKLKPPPQLQPPL; from the coding sequence ATGACTAGAGCACACACCTTCATCTGTCTTCTGCCTTTACTGATTGGGTGTTCATCTCAGTCCTGTGAGAAGGAGACCGACTGCCCCAAAGAAAACCAGTATGTTTACGGCAAGGAAGTGTCACAGATCCCAGTAAGTCTGAAAGCAGGTGTCACAGAGGTCTTCTTTGTGGAAAGTAACATCACTGTCATCCCAAAAGGGGCCTTCGCCACCAACCCGAGTCTGGAAAAGATAGAGTTCCTCACCACCCCCACCGTGTCCATAGAGAACGGTGCTTTCGAGGGATTGGTCAGTCTCAAGCATATTGAGATCTCCAGTACCCAACTAACATCCTTGTCTGTAGACGTCTTCCAAGACCTGCACAACCTGGAAGAACTTCTGCTGAAACTCAACAAGATCCGTAGTCTGGAGAAAGGATTGTTTGATGGCCTTAAGAAACTGAGAGATCTCCAATTACACATAAACAAGATTGACACCATCGAGGAGGGGACATTTGATGACCTAGAAAACCTTCGGATCCTTCATCTGGCCAAAAACAACCTCAGTTCTGtgtcctccaccctgttctcaaAGCTGCACAAACTGGAGGTACTGAGGCTCTATGAGAACCAACTTACTGCCATTCCTGACGATATGTTAGAACATTTATCCAATTTAAAGGAGATCTCTCTTCATAGTAACAAAATCACTTCAATATCAGCTAATTTGTTCCCACACAAAGACAAATTAAACAAGATACTTTTGGACAATAACATATTGACTGAATTGCCTTCAGAGATATTTGTGGGCCTTCCTCTGCTTAAAACATTGACACTAAATGGAAATAAACTTGCAAGTCTACCTCCTGTCCTCTTTGGAGAGATGCCCAAACTGACTGAGTTGAGTCTCAGTCGAAACAGTCTTACCAGTCTTCCTCAGGGAGTATTTAGTCCTCTTAAGAAACTCAAGAAGTTGGATCTGTCTAACAACCAATTGTTCGCCGTATCTGAAGAGTCTTTTGAGGGCCTTGAGAAGCTAACAGAACTCAATCTTCAATACAACCAGATCAAATCATTGAAAGCAAACACCTTTGAAAAGCTGACATCACTAACCACCCTTAGACTGGCTCACAATAGCCTGGGGACTCTTCCAGAGGATATATTTGACCCCCTACCAAAACTCAGCAAAGTCTATTTAAACAACAACACTTGGCATTGTGACTGCAGGATGGTCCCCCTCTTCAATTGGATGAAGGCAAACCCTGGCAAGATCAAGTCTATGTCTCCTGAGATCTGTAACCAGCCGGAGGATTTAAAAGGACAAGAAATCATGTCTCTCAAAGAGGACCAGCTCATATGTCCTGTATCTCCTCTGACCACCATCCCTTCactcaccacaaccaccacaatgACCACAGCAACCACGACAGCCCAAACAACCACACCACTTGTAACCACCATGACCACTACTACAGTCACAACTACAGAGCCTACGACTACTCAGCCACCTACAACTACTCTGCCAACTCCAACAACTTTGCCAACCACAATGGCCACCACAAAACTGAAGCCACCACCCCAACTACAACCACCATTGTGA